One Oceanithermus desulfurans DNA segment encodes these proteins:
- a CDS encoding type II secretion system protein codes for MRKNKTKGFTLIELLIVIAIIGILAAVLIPNLLQARVQADKRAAAAYGQNVYKAAFAYVAEDPDNSVVETDDCTGGYTAGSYSVPDPGNIITACTVEDDGSGNPTVSVTGRHEDSYTYP; via the coding sequence ATGCGCAAGAACAAGACCAAAGGCTTCACCCTGATCGAGCTGCTGATCGTCATCGCGATCATCGGCATCCTGGCCGCCGTGCTGATCCCCAACCTGCTCCAGGCTCGCGTCCAGGCCGACAAGCGTGCGGCTGCGGCCTACGGCCAGAACGTGTACAAGGCTGCCTTCGCCTACGTGGCGGAAGATCCTGACAACTCAGTTGTTGAAACCGATGACTGCACCGGTGGTTACACCGCGGGTAGCTACAGCGTTCCCGATCCCGGCAACATCATTACCGCCTGCACGGTCGAGGATGACGGCAGCGGCAACCCCACGGTTTCCGTGACCGGCCGTCACGAAGATTCGTACACCTACCCGTAA
- the ribH gene encoding 6,7-dimethyl-8-ribityllumazine synthase: protein MKEIKGSLSAKGVKLVLVTSRFNEFITKQLLEGAVDAYERLGGDPDDLTVVWVPGALEVPLVAKKYAEKNDVDAVVALGCVIRGATYHFEIVANQSASGLMKASLDTGKPIINGILTTDTIEQATERAGTKAGNKGADAVMAAVELASLP from the coding sequence ATGAAGGAAATCAAGGGAAGCCTGAGCGCCAAAGGGGTCAAGCTGGTGCTGGTGACGAGCCGTTTCAACGAGTTCATCACCAAGCAGTTGCTCGAGGGCGCGGTGGACGCCTACGAGCGTTTGGGAGGCGATCCGGACGACCTGACCGTGGTCTGGGTTCCGGGGGCGCTCGAGGTACCGCTGGTGGCCAAGAAGTATGCGGAAAAGAACGACGTGGACGCGGTGGTGGCGCTGGGTTGCGTGATCCGTGGGGCCACCTACCACTTCGAGATCGTGGCGAACCAGTCGGCCAGCGGCCTGATGAAGGCCAGTCTCGATACCGGTAAGCCCATCATCAACGGCATCCTGACCACCGACACCATCGAGCAGGCCACCGAGCGTGCCGGCACCAAGGCGGGCAACAAGGGGGCCGATGCGGTGATGGCCGCGGTGGAGCTGGCGTCGCTGCCATAA
- a CDS encoding acyl-CoA dehydrogenase family protein, protein MALDFSLTDEQKQLQQLARRFAREQVAPRAAEYDQNEQVPWELVEQLYEIGLLNISVPEEAGGLGLGLVEEVIIGEELGWADMGFYTIPMASELGITPILIAGTEEQKKRFLSPLTERPSLAAFALSEPGNGSDAAALRTRIVREGDEYVITGTKMWISNAKEADFNVVFATFDPSLRHKGVIAIVVENDREGVSFNKIHGKMGQRAAPTYEIVYDGVRVPVENRLGEEGEGFKIAMLTLDKTRIPVAAGSVGVARRALDESARYALEREAFGRPIADFQAIQFKLAEMKMGLETARMYTYYAAWLADRGDPEHISASAIAKAYASEVAFEAANQAIQIHGGYGYVNDFPVEKLLRDVKLNQIYEGTNEIQRIIIARSILKALR, encoded by the coding sequence GTGGCGCTCGATTTCTCGCTGACCGACGAACAAAAACAGCTTCAGCAACTGGCGCGCCGCTTCGCGCGCGAGCAGGTGGCCCCGCGGGCGGCCGAGTACGACCAGAACGAACAGGTGCCCTGGGAACTGGTGGAGCAGCTCTACGAGATCGGCCTGCTCAACATCAGCGTGCCCGAGGAGGCCGGCGGCCTGGGCCTGGGTCTGGTCGAAGAAGTGATCATCGGCGAGGAGCTGGGCTGGGCCGACATGGGCTTCTACACCATCCCCATGGCCTCGGAGCTGGGCATCACCCCCATCCTCATCGCCGGAACCGAGGAGCAGAAGAAGCGCTTTTTAAGTCCGCTCACCGAGCGGCCCTCGCTGGCGGCCTTCGCCCTTAGCGAGCCCGGCAACGGCTCCGACGCCGCGGCGCTGCGCACCCGCATCGTGCGCGAGGGCGACGAGTACGTGATCACCGGCACCAAGATGTGGATCTCCAACGCCAAGGAAGCCGACTTCAACGTGGTCTTCGCCACCTTCGACCCCTCGCTGCGGCACAAGGGCGTGATCGCCATCGTGGTCGAGAACGACCGCGAGGGGGTGAGTTTCAACAAGATCCACGGCAAGATGGGCCAGCGCGCCGCCCCCACCTACGAGATCGTCTACGACGGGGTGCGGGTCCCGGTGGAAAACCGTTTGGGCGAGGAGGGCGAGGGGTTCAAGATCGCCATGCTCACCCTCGACAAGACGCGCATCCCGGTGGCCGCCGGCAGCGTGGGCGTGGCCCGCAGGGCACTCGACGAGTCGGCCAGGTACGCGCTCGAGCGCGAAGCCTTCGGCCGCCCCATCGCCGACTTCCAGGCCATCCAGTTCAAGCTGGCCGAGATGAAGATGGGCCTGGAAACGGCGCGGATGTACACCTACTACGCCGCCTGGCTGGCCGACCGCGGCGACCCCGAGCACATCAGCGCCAGCGCCATCGCCAAAGCCTACGCCAGCGAGGTCGCCTTCGAGGCCGCCAACCAGGCCATCCAGATCCACGGCGGCTACGGCTACGTGAACGACTTCCCGGTGGAAAAGCTCCTGCGCGACGTCAAGCTCAACCAGATCTACGAGGGCACCAACGAGATCCAGCGCATCATCATCGCGCGCAGCATCCTCAAGGCGCTCAGATAA
- a CDS encoding O-antigen ligase family protein, producing the protein MGLFTTLSLFHYGLVQYFSRSAHYLLGEQALWLVPLAFYWMLTKPRFRWAAGLLAVLAVYAVLMSGARAAYLPLTLLLPALVFFAARAGTKPLRALGSIALVFLLVAGIDAAVPGHPVQTAHLYKSEVTRRDAGNLDEGIGNIGSRITMWKLAVHMVTLRPLGTGNGSYAQVFEGFMDMPEFDGVWSRSPHNYLLETLATGGWPRFFLLLVLLWPIVRGFFTDDWTWALAAAAMWTTLLFDVTGFIPGFLILAFLTLGPLLPEAKPAPSWVWGLGLAAGVALATWWYLPCTGLECAIKRYKGFPGRVEDVLKAHPDRANSLLTKAEELYPESPWPLLVRIRNATSVSEKKEAPERLDQKYPYANAHYFRALIRIYAESGDTKTAQNWLRLARLHFLRSLFADPQKPPESTKP; encoded by the coding sequence GTGGGGCTCTTCACCACGCTTTCGCTTTTTCACTACGGCCTGGTCCAATACTTCTCAAGGTCGGCGCACTACCTTCTGGGAGAGCAAGCGCTGTGGCTCGTTCCGCTCGCCTTCTACTGGATGCTCACCAAGCCACGCTTTCGCTGGGCTGCCGGCCTGCTGGCCGTGCTGGCCGTCTATGCCGTGCTGATGTCGGGCGCGCGCGCGGCGTACCTGCCCCTGACCCTCCTCTTACCCGCGCTGGTGTTCTTCGCCGCCAGGGCAGGGACAAAACCCCTGAGGGCGCTCGGCTCCATCGCGCTCGTCTTCCTGCTCGTGGCCGGCATCGATGCAGCGGTGCCCGGGCACCCGGTGCAAACCGCTCACCTTTACAAAAGCGAAGTAACCCGCCGCGATGCGGGTAATCTGGACGAAGGAATAGGAAACATCGGCTCTCGCATCACCATGTGGAAACTAGCGGTGCACATGGTAACGTTGCGGCCGCTGGGCACCGGCAACGGCAGCTACGCCCAGGTCTTCGAAGGGTTCATGGACATGCCCGAGTTCGACGGGGTGTGGTCGCGCAGCCCGCACAACTACCTGCTCGAGACCTTGGCTACGGGGGGATGGCCGCGGTTCTTCCTGCTCCTCGTTCTGCTCTGGCCCATCGTTCGCGGTTTCTTCACGGACGACTGGACCTGGGCGCTGGCGGCGGCGGCTATGTGGACGACGCTGCTTTTCGACGTGACCGGCTTCATTCCCGGCTTCCTGATCCTGGCGTTTCTGACCCTTGGTCCGCTATTACCGGAAGCCAAACCGGCGCCTTCGTGGGTTTGGGGTTTGGGGCTGGCGGCGGGTGTCGCCCTCGCTACCTGGTGGTATCTACCCTGTACGGGGCTCGAGTGCGCCATCAAGCGCTACAAAGGGTTTCCCGGGCGCGTCGAGGACGTCTTGAAAGCTCACCCTGATCGAGCAAATAGCCTACTTACCAAAGCTGAGGAACTGTATCCCGAATCGCCGTGGCCGTTGCTGGTGCGCATCCGGAATGCTACGAGCGTTAGTGAAAAGAAGGAAGCCCCGGAACGTTTAGATCAAAAGTATCCTTACGCAAATGCCCATTATTTCCGAGCCCTTATTCGAATATATGCGGAGTCTGGTGATACAAAGACGGCACAAAACTGGCTACGTCTCGCTCGACTCCATTTCCTGCGAAGCCTTTTTGCCGACCCCCAGAAACCGCCGGAAAGCACAAAACCGTAA
- a CDS encoding riboflavin synthase, giving the protein MFTGIVEEVGRVARVEPKGGNLRVWIEAGRVLEGTKVGDSIATSGACLTVVELSESGFAVELAQETVKRTAPRWRPGARVNLERATRVGDRLDGHLVTGHVDGVGRVTRFDRRPGAHDLYVEAPPDLARYVAPKGSITIDGVSLTVVGVRDRVFSVTLIPHTLQVTTLGELSAGDAVNLEIDLIARYVERLLEART; this is encoded by the coding sequence GTGTTTACGGGAATCGTGGAAGAGGTGGGCCGGGTGGCGCGGGTGGAGCCCAAAGGCGGCAACCTGCGCGTCTGGATCGAGGCCGGGCGGGTGCTCGAGGGCACCAAGGTGGGCGACTCGATCGCCACCAGCGGCGCCTGCCTGACCGTGGTCGAGCTCTCGGAAAGCGGATTCGCGGTCGAGCTGGCCCAGGAGACGGTGAAGCGCACCGCGCCGCGCTGGCGTCCGGGGGCGCGGGTCAACCTGGAACGGGCCACCCGCGTGGGCGACCGGCTCGACGGCCACCTGGTCACCGGTCACGTGGACGGCGTGGGCCGGGTGACGCGCTTCGACCGCCGCCCCGGCGCCCACGACCTTTACGTAGAGGCTCCGCCCGATCTGGCCCGCTACGTCGCCCCCAAGGGCTCGATCACCATCGACGGCGTTTCGCTGACCGTGGTGGGCGTGCGGGATCGGGTCTTCTCGGTGACCCTGATCCCCCACACCCTGCAGGTGACCACCCTGGGCGAGCTTAGTGCGGGCGACGCCGTCAACCTGGAGATTGACCTGATTGCCCGCTACGTCGAACGGCTGCTGGAGGCGAGAACGTGA
- a CDS encoding tryptophanase, translating to MKTIIEPFRIKTVEPIKMTTPEERQGLIERVGFNLFKLPAEDVIIDLLTDSGTSAMSAAQWGALMQGDESYAGARSWYRFERAVKEIFGFEHVIPTHQGRAAERILFSVLVSPGHVVPSNTHFDTTRANIEFAGGRAVDLPSPEAADPASRAPFKGDMDVRALEALIAEVGPERIPVIMLTVTNNSGGGQPVSMANIKAVSRIARTHGIPFYIDACRFAENAWFIKQREPGYADKTPREIAREMFSYADGATMSAKKDAFANIGGFLVTNDGDLAAQERDLLILTEGFPTYGGLAGRDLEAIAVGLDEVLEEDYLNYRIVSTAYVANKLDEAGVPVMLPAGGHAVYLDARRFLPHVPPLAYPGQALSVELYVEGGVRGVEIGTVMFGKDPHTGEEKPAHWDLVRLAIPRRVYTQSHMDYVVEAVAQVYERREEIGGMRIVREPRFLRHFSAEFAWA from the coding sequence ATGAAGACCATCATCGAGCCGTTTCGGATCAAGACGGTCGAACCCATCAAGATGACCACGCCCGAAGAGCGTCAAGGCCTCATCGAGCGGGTCGGTTTCAACCTGTTCAAGCTGCCCGCCGAAGACGTGATCATCGACCTGCTCACCGACTCGGGCACCAGCGCCATGTCGGCCGCCCAGTGGGGAGCACTGATGCAGGGCGACGAATCCTACGCCGGCGCGCGCAGCTGGTACCGTTTCGAGCGCGCCGTCAAGGAGATCTTCGGCTTCGAGCACGTCATCCCCACCCACCAGGGGCGCGCGGCCGAGCGCATTCTCTTCAGCGTGCTCGTGAGTCCCGGTCACGTGGTGCCCAGCAACACCCACTTCGACACCACCCGGGCGAACATCGAGTTCGCCGGCGGCCGTGCGGTGGACCTGCCCTCGCCCGAGGCCGCGGACCCGGCCTCGCGCGCCCCCTTCAAGGGCGACATGGACGTCCGGGCGCTCGAGGCCCTGATCGCCGAGGTGGGACCCGAGCGCATCCCGGTGATCATGCTGACGGTCACCAACAACTCGGGCGGCGGCCAGCCGGTGAGCATGGCCAACATCAAGGCGGTCTCGCGCATCGCCCGTACCCACGGAATTCCCTTCTACATCGACGCCTGCCGCTTCGCCGAGAACGCCTGGTTCATCAAGCAACGCGAACCGGGTTACGCCGACAAGACCCCTCGCGAGATCGCGCGCGAGATGTTCTCCTACGCCGACGGCGCCACCATGTCGGCCAAGAAGGACGCCTTCGCCAACATCGGAGGCTTTTTGGTCACCAACGACGGCGACCTGGCCGCCCAGGAGCGCGACCTGCTCATTCTTACCGAGGGCTTTCCCACCTACGGCGGCCTCGCCGGCCGCGACCTGGAGGCGATTGCCGTTGGGCTCGACGAGGTGCTGGAAGAGGACTACCTGAACTACCGCATCGTTTCCACCGCCTACGTGGCGAACAAACTGGACGAGGCGGGGGTGCCGGTGATGCTGCCGGCCGGCGGGCACGCGGTCTACCTGGACGCGCGCCGTTTCCTACCGCACGTGCCGCCCCTCGCCTACCCCGGGCAAGCGCTTTCGGTGGAGCTCTACGTCGAGGGCGGGGTGCGTGGCGTGGAGATCGGCACCGTGATGTTCGGCAAAGACCCCCACACCGGCGAGGAAAAACCGGCTCACTGGGACCTGGTGCGCCTGGCCATTCCCCGCCGCGTATACACCCAGAGCCACATGGACTATGTGGTGGAGGCGGTGGCGCAGGTCTACGAGCGGCGCGAGGAGATCGGCGGCATGCGGATCGTGCGCGAACCCCGCTTCCTGCGGCACTTCTCGGCCGAGTTCGCGTGGGCGTGA
- a CDS encoding DMT family transporter, whose translation MGYVYMLLAAASWALIGPVSRLALDSGIAPVEVAFWRALFGGALFAAHALARRLPRPRGRGLGGAVLFGVLGVALFYLSYQYAVAYGGAALAAVLLYTAPAWVVLGSRVFLGQPIRAYGAGLVGLTLLGVTLLAWPLDGWAFNAAGVAWGLVSGLTYAGYYVYGKLQFARFHPVALLAVALPVGALVLLPWVEFSHKDAAVWAALIVLSVVSTYLAYLFYGLGLRRLEATRASLVATLEPVLASWLAFVWWGERFSLLGYLGAALVVLAVAGTALEPWLSRRRPAKR comes from the coding sequence ATGGGCTACGTCTACATGCTGCTCGCCGCGGCCAGCTGGGCGCTGATCGGCCCGGTTTCGCGCTTGGCGCTGGATTCCGGGATCGCCCCCGTGGAGGTGGCGTTTTGGCGGGCTTTGTTCGGTGGCGCGTTGTTCGCCGCGCATGCGCTGGCGCGCCGGTTGCCCCGCCCCCGGGGACGCGGCCTGGGAGGCGCCGTGCTCTTTGGGGTGCTGGGCGTGGCCTTGTTCTACCTGAGCTACCAGTACGCCGTGGCCTACGGGGGTGCGGCGCTGGCCGCGGTGCTGCTCTACACCGCTCCGGCGTGGGTGGTGCTGGGCAGCCGCGTTTTTCTGGGGCAGCCGATCCGGGCGTACGGCGCAGGTTTGGTGGGCCTGACCCTGCTGGGGGTGACGCTGCTCGCCTGGCCCCTGGACGGCTGGGCCTTCAACGCAGCCGGCGTGGCGTGGGGGTTGGTGTCGGGGCTGACCTACGCGGGGTACTACGTTTACGGCAAACTGCAGTTCGCGCGTTTCCACCCCGTGGCGCTGCTCGCCGTGGCGCTGCCGGTCGGGGCGCTGGTGCTGCTGCCCTGGGTCGAGTTTTCGCACAAGGACGCTGCGGTGTGGGCGGCGCTCATCGTCCTCTCGGTGGTCTCGACCTACCTTGCCTACCTCTTCTATGGGCTGGGGCTGCGGCGGCTCGAGGCCACGCGCGCGTCGCTCGTCGCCACCTTGGAGCCCGTGCTGGCGTCGTGGCTCGCTTTCGTCTGGTGGGGTGAGCGGTTTTCGCTTCTCGGCTACCTGGGAGCGGCGCTGGTGGTGCTGGCGGTCGCGGGCACCGCGTTGGAACCGTGGCTCAGTCGGCGTAGACCCGCGAAGCGGTGA
- a CDS encoding HNH endonuclease, which yields MNLNAPRILVLNAGYEPLGLTTIRRGVILVQNETADAVTLSQHFLRTPSRRVPVPSVIRLRRMIRRPLGRLALNRRNVLRRDGFTCQYCGKRSNHLTIDHVLPRSRGGRDAWENLVAACHACNTRKGDRTPEEAGMPLLRKPSAPGYLAWITFELREVPEEWVPFLPVTASRVYAD from the coding sequence ATGAACCTGAACGCGCCGCGCATCCTGGTGCTCAACGCCGGTTACGAGCCCTTGGGGTTGACCACGATACGCCGCGGCGTCATCCTCGTGCAGAACGAAACCGCCGACGCCGTCACCCTAAGCCAGCACTTCTTGCGCACCCCCAGCCGTCGGGTGCCGGTCCCCTCGGTGATCCGCCTGCGCCGCATGATCCGCCGCCCCCTGGGGCGGCTTGCTCTTAACCGGCGCAACGTGCTGCGCCGCGACGGATTCACCTGCCAGTACTGCGGGAAGCGCTCGAACCACCTGACCATCGATCACGTGCTTCCGCGCAGCCGCGGCGGCCGCGACGCGTGGGAGAACCTGGTGGCCGCCTGCCACGCCTGCAACACCCGCAAGGGCGACCGCACCCCCGAGGAAGCCGGCATGCCCCTGCTCCGCAAACCCTCGGCCCCCGGCTATCTGGCCTGGATCACCTTCGAGCTGCGCGAGGTTCCCGAGGAGTGGGTGCCGTTCCTTCCGGTCACCGCTTCGCGGGTCTACGCCGACTGA
- a CDS encoding bifunctional 3,4-dihydroxy-2-butanone-4-phosphate synthase/GTP cyclohydrolase II has protein sequence MIHPIEAIIEDLQNGKPVIMVDDEGRENEGDLIFPAQFATKSLVNFAVKEARGLLCVALTPERAQTLELPPMEKRNTDPHGTAFTVSVDAASSTTGISAAERAATIRLLAKPGTTPADLRRPGHVFPLVAREGGVLRRAGHTEATVDLLRLAGLEPVGALIEIMKEDGEMARLPELEAFAERHGLKIGTIESLIRYRLERGDGFVTREAEAMLPTEFGEFRIIGYRNRITGEEHAALVMGELAPEEPVLVRMHSECLTGDALHSLRCDCGFQRDLAMKRIAEEGRGVLVYLRQEGRGIGLVNKIKAYHLQDSGLDTVEANLALGFPPDLRDYGVGAQILYDLGVRKLRLLTNNPRKIRAMGGYGLEVVERVPLRSGDNEHNARYLKVKQEKLGHWMD, from the coding sequence GTGATTCACCCCATCGAAGCGATCATCGAGGACCTGCAAAACGGCAAGCCCGTGATCATGGTGGACGACGAGGGGCGTGAGAACGAGGGCGACCTCATCTTCCCGGCCCAGTTCGCCACCAAGAGCCTGGTCAACTTCGCGGTCAAGGAGGCGCGGGGGCTGCTCTGCGTGGCCCTGACCCCCGAGCGGGCCCAGACGCTGGAGCTGCCGCCCATGGAAAAGCGCAACACCGACCCGCACGGCACCGCCTTCACCGTGAGCGTGGACGCCGCGAGCAGCACCACCGGCATCTCGGCGGCCGAGCGGGCGGCCACGATCCGGCTTTTGGCCAAGCCCGGCACGACTCCGGCCGACCTGCGCCGTCCCGGTCACGTCTTCCCGCTGGTGGCCCGCGAGGGCGGGGTGCTCAGGCGCGCCGGCCACACCGAGGCCACCGTCGACCTCCTGCGCCTGGCGGGTCTGGAGCCGGTCGGGGCGCTGATCGAGATCATGAAGGAAGACGGCGAGATGGCGCGGCTGCCCGAGCTGGAGGCCTTTGCCGAGCGCCACGGGCTCAAGATCGGCACGATCGAGAGCCTGATCCGCTACCGGCTCGAGCGCGGCGACGGCTTCGTGACCCGCGAGGCCGAGGCCATGCTGCCCACCGAGTTCGGCGAGTTTCGCATCATCGGTTACCGCAACCGGATCACCGGTGAAGAGCACGCAGCCCTGGTGATGGGCGAGCTCGCCCCCGAGGAACCCGTGCTGGTGCGGATGCACTCCGAGTGCCTGACCGGCGACGCTCTGCACAGCCTGCGCTGCGACTGCGGCTTCCAGCGCGACCTGGCCATGAAGCGCATCGCCGAGGAGGGGCGCGGGGTGCTCGTCTACCTGCGCCAGGAAGGGCGCGGCATCGGCCTGGTCAACAAGATCAAGGCCTACCACCTGCAGGACAGCGGCCTGGACACGGTCGAGGCCAACCTGGCGCTGGGCTTCCCGCCCGACCTGCGCGACTACGGCGTGGGGGCCCAGATCCTCTACGATCTGGGCGTGCGCAAGCTACGGCTCTTGACCAACAACCCCCGCAAGATCCGGGCGATGGGCGGCTACGGGCTCGAGGTGGTCGAGCGGGTGCCGCTCAGGAGCGGCGACAACGAGCACAACGCGCGCTACCTGAAGGTCAAGCAGGAAAAGCTGGGGCATTGGATGGATTAG
- the ribD gene encoding bifunctional diaminohydroxyphosphoribosylaminopyrimidine deaminase/5-amino-6-(5-phosphoribosylamino)uracil reductase RibD codes for MQRALALAERARGHTHPNPIVGAVVVKDGRIVGEGFHPRAGEPHAEVFALRRAGAAARGGTVYVTLEPCDHHGRTPPCSLALLESGVARVVYAASDPGEKSGGGAERLRRGGVRVEAGLLEEEASAQNRPFFHAARHGRPFVLWKAALTLDGRVAASGRGGEAVSNELSRRVAHGYRQACAAVAVGVGTVLADDPALTVREPDFRAFPAMIEPPELRDPLKVVFDAGARTPPAARLFAPGPRGEPARVLVFVGKDADAGRVRALEAAGAEVARLPAGEGGLSVAAALDELYRRGVDSLLLEGGPRLAGSFVRAGRVDRAAFFVAPRLLGEGRGLIEGFTFGSMPKAARFLPERSEVLEGDLWLEGRLEVD; via the coding sequence ATGCAGCGGGCGCTGGCGCTGGCCGAGCGGGCGCGCGGCCACACGCACCCCAACCCCATCGTGGGCGCGGTGGTGGTGAAGGACGGCCGCATCGTGGGCGAGGGGTTTCACCCGCGCGCCGGCGAGCCCCACGCCGAGGTCTTCGCCCTGCGCCGGGCGGGAGCGGCAGCCCGAGGGGGGACGGTCTACGTCACACTCGAGCCCTGCGACCACCACGGCCGCACGCCGCCGTGCTCGCTGGCGCTGCTTGAGTCGGGGGTGGCGCGCGTCGTCTACGCCGCGTCCGACCCCGGCGAGAAGAGCGGCGGAGGCGCCGAGCGGCTGCGCCGCGGGGGCGTGCGGGTGGAGGCGGGCCTGTTGGAAGAAGAGGCCAGCGCCCAGAACCGCCCCTTCTTTCACGCGGCGCGCCACGGCCGACCCTTCGTGCTCTGGAAGGCGGCGCTCACCCTCGACGGCCGGGTGGCCGCGAGCGGCCGGGGCGGCGAGGCCGTTTCGAACGAGCTCAGCCGCCGCGTCGCCCACGGTTACCGCCAAGCTTGCGCGGCGGTCGCGGTGGGCGTGGGCACGGTGCTCGCTGACGACCCGGCGCTCACGGTGCGCGAGCCCGACTTTCGCGCTTTCCCCGCGATGATCGAGCCGCCCGAGTTGCGCGACCCGCTCAAGGTGGTCTTCGACGCCGGGGCGCGAACGCCGCCCGCGGCCCGGCTCTTTGCCCCGGGCCCGCGGGGCGAGCCGGCGAGGGTGCTGGTCTTTGTCGGCAAGGACGCCGACGCGGGCCGGGTGCGGGCACTCGAGGCCGCCGGCGCCGAGGTGGCCAGGCTGCCGGCGGGCGAGGGCGGCCTGAGCGTGGCGGCAGCACTCGATGAACTCTATAGGCGCGGCGTGGATTCGCTGCTCCTCGAAGGCGGGCCCCGGCTCGCGGGATCCTTCGTGCGGGCGGGGCGGGTGGACCGGGCGGCCTTCTTCGTGGCCCCGCGCCTGCTGGGCGAGGGGCGCGGATTGATCGAAGGTTTTACTTTCGGCTCCATGCCGAAGGCGGCGCGTTTTCTGCCCGAGCGCTCGGAGGTGCTGGAAGGCGACCTCTGGCTCGAGGGCCGTTTGGAGGTGGACTAG
- a CDS encoding MBL fold metallo-hydrolase has product MDLALDGLHPIPVPIPYPMKFVNLVLIEGDGLVLVDTALDLPDARRAIERGLADHGARPDDLDAVVLTHHHPDHYGLAGWFEAQGVPVYMLDVAIERDHAWWSRFEPWLEQSTAHFREHGMPEAFIADLREVMEATRRRIRPPLNPRPLRDGEEVRLAGQRFTVHWTPGHADGHLVLLRDDGTLIAGDAILDRITPNVGKWVGSRPDPLGDFLNSLAEIRELEPVRALVGHYGPVIEDVAARTREIERHHEQRLAFLLERLAQGPRTAWELSLELFPQEGLSTAQRRFAWAETLAHLVHLERLGRVRALPETPVRFELVG; this is encoded by the coding sequence ATGGACCTCGCTCTGGACGGCCTGCACCCCATCCCGGTACCCATCCCCTACCCCATGAAGTTCGTCAACCTGGTCTTGATCGAAGGCGACGGGCTCGTGCTGGTGGACACCGCGCTGGACCTCCCCGACGCCCGCCGCGCCATCGAACGGGGGCTGGCCGACCACGGCGCGCGCCCGGACGACCTGGACGCGGTCGTCCTGACCCATCATCACCCCGACCACTACGGTCTGGCGGGCTGGTTCGAAGCGCAGGGGGTGCCGGTCTACATGCTCGACGTGGCCATCGAACGCGACCACGCCTGGTGGAGCCGTTTCGAACCCTGGCTCGAGCAGTCGACCGCCCACTTCCGCGAACACGGGATGCCCGAAGCCTTCATCGCCGACCTGCGCGAGGTCATGGAAGCCACGCGCCGGCGCATCCGCCCGCCCCTGAACCCCCGCCCCCTCCGGGACGGCGAGGAGGTTCGGTTGGCCGGCCAGCGCTTCACCGTCCACTGGACGCCGGGGCACGCCGACGGGCACCTGGTGCTCTTGCGCGACGACGGAACGCTGATCGCCGGCGACGCGATCCTGGACCGCATCACCCCCAACGTGGGCAAGTGGGTGGGTAGCCGGCCCGACCCGCTGGGCGATTTCCTGAACTCGCTGGCAGAGATCCGGGAGCTCGAGCCCGTACGGGCCCTGGTGGGGCACTACGGCCCGGTAATCGAGGACGTGGCCGCCCGCACCCGCGAGATCGAACGCCATCACGAACAGCGCCTCGCGTTCCTGCTCGAACGGCTCGCACAAGGCCCCAGGACCGCCTGGGAGCTTTCGCTCGAGCTCTTCCCCCAGGAAGGCCTCAGCACCGCCCAGCGCCGCTTCGCCTGGGCCGAAACCCTGGCCCACCTGGTGCACCTGGAGCGCCTGGGACGGGTCCGCGCGCTCCCGGAAACCCCCGTACGCTTCGAGTTGGTAGGCTAA